A region from the Musa acuminata AAA Group cultivar baxijiao chromosome BXJ1-10, Cavendish_Baxijiao_AAA, whole genome shotgun sequence genome encodes:
- the LOC135595534 gene encoding probable LRR receptor-like serine/threonine-protein kinase At1g74360 codes for MSSEEVSFCCCIILILSSVLVSNQATSGATDKEVLLELKGHLEAKNPIRQGPYARWNQSDPSPCDWLGITCDGADRVVGVDLAESNISGELFPHFYLLTELAHLDLSSNTISGPIPADLNRCSGLKYLNLSHNLLDGQLNLTGLINLETLDLTLNRFNGGIRSSFPAICLNLVTLNLSANSFSGDITGCFDECPKLQYFDLSSNQFTGPIWRGFPKLREFSVSENNLTGDFPSSTFTSGCDLEILDLSANKLSGTFPSSIANCSKLTSLNLWGNAFIGAVPSGIGSLSELNALNLGKNSFDRIIPEELLNCSKLVFLDFSKSNFGGDVQEIFGRFTTLDYLILQGNQYTGGIESSGILKLPNLVRLDLSKNSFSGDIPVEITRMRKLKILIFAYNDLSGFIPPEFASMTGLQLLDLSHNKLTGSIPVEIGNLTSLLWLMLADNNLTGEIPPEMGNCRSLMWLNLANNRLSGRIPPEISTIGIDPFPTFEANRREILGGIVGSGECLAMQRWIPANYPPFNFIYMLMTRKTCRVTWERLLKGYGIFPICSNSSSRVRTLAISGYLQLSGNRLSGEIPSEIGRMRNLSLITVDNNRLSGHLPPDIGGQPLAVLNVSDNWLSGAIPEEIGSLQCLWSLDLSRNNLSGELPASLNSLYELNKFNVSYNPLLSGVVPRSGQISTFDGDSFLGDPLISFASSSAGGGSPPAGSVRSMRWRGRWKVVAFWVFLALCSVFVACGTLFFTLIRLGGARAAVNPYADQEPDPEGLLLGGVKRRSDAVGSSTPTMTTTTSLAEAASGCSSADGAGVRVFRLDRGVERTAFTYGDIVVATGNFDDGMVVGRGGHGVVYRGVLPDGRLVAVKKLQRRGRESGEEEDEGEREFRAEMEVMAGRCHPNLVALHGWCLARSARLLVYEYMEGGSLEEVIEDWGRFGWERRLAAATGVARALAFLHHECMPAVVHRDVKASNVMLDARGRARVTDFGLARAMGPGTSHVSTVVAGTVGYVAPEYARTWRATTRGDVYSYGVLAMELATGRRAVDDGEECLVERVRRVATGEGGQRLAESAGEEEGAAEMLGLLMVGLRCTAEAPGARPDMREVLAMLLKIADRSGDGARETGSEGSQSSASPPHWSLQSHNTSSSSSSSVQSYWEGFFRQHTERDV; via the exons ATGTCGTCGGAGGAGGTGAGCTTCTGTTGTTGTATCATCCTGATACTGTCCTCGGTTCTTGTCTCGA ATCAGGCGACCTCCGGCGCCACGGACAAGGAGGTCTTGCTCGAGCTCAAAGGCCATCTCGAAGCCAAGAATCCGATACGCCAAGGCCCCTATGCTCGGTGGAACCAATCCGACCCTTCCCCCTGTGATTGGCTTGGCATCACCTGCGACGGTGCCGACCGCGTTGTCGGTGTCGATCTCGCAGAATCAAACATATCCGGCGAACTCTTCCCCCACTTCTACCTCCTCACCGAGCTCGCCCACCTCGACCTCTCCTCCAACACCATCAGCGGCCCCATTCCTGCCGACCTCAACCGGTGCAGTGGCCTCAAGTACCTCAACCTCTCCCACAACCTCCTCGACGGACAGCTGAACTTGACAGGGCTAATCAACCTCGAGACGCTCGACCTCACGCTCAACCGATTCAATGGCGGTATCCGCTCCAGCTTCCCTGCAATATGTCTTAATCTTGTCACCCTCAACCTTTCGGCGAACAGCTTCTCCGGCGACATCACGGGTTGCTTCGACGAGTGCCCGAAACTCCAGTACTTCGACTTGAGCTCCAACCAATTCACCGGACCGATATGGCGAGGCTTTCCAAAGCTCAGGGAGTTCTCAGTCTCGGAGAATAACCTCACAGGAGACTTTCCGTCGAGCACCTTCACGTCCGGCTGCGACCTCGAGATCTTGGACCTCTCCGCAAACAAGCTCTCCGGGACGTTTCCAAGCTCGATCGCCAATTGCTCAAAGCTGACATCTTTGAACCTGTGGGGGAATGCATTCATCGGCGCAGTTCCCTCCGGCATCGGTTCGCTCTCGGAGCTCAACGCGCTCAACCTGGGGAAGAACTCGTTCGACCGGATCATCCCCGAGGAGTTGTTGAATTGCTCCAAGCTGGTGTTTCTCGACTTCAGCAAAAGCAACTTCGGCGGCGATGTCCAGGAAATCTTCGGCCGGTTCACGACGCTCGATTATCTAATCCTTCAAGGGAATCAATACACCGGGGGCATCGAGTCGTCGGGAATTCTCAAGCTTCCCAACCTCGTGAGATTAGACCTGAGCAAAAATAGTTTTTCCGGCGATATCCCGGTCGAGATCACGAGAATGCGGAAGCTCAAGATCTTAATTTTCGCCTACAACGACTTATCCGGCTTCATCCCGCCGGAATTCGCCAGCATGACCGGACTTCAGTTACTGGATCTTTCGCACAACAAGCTCACTGGATCGATCCCTGTGGAAATCGGGAATTTGACGTCCCTCCTCTGGCTCATGCTCGCGGACAACAACCTCACGGGCGAGATCCCGCCGGAGATGGGCAACTGCAGGAGCTTGATGTGGCTGAACCTTGCCAACAACCGGCTCTCCGGCAGGATCCCGCCAGAGATATCGACGATCGGGATCGATCCGTTCCCGACGTTCGAGGCCAACCGCCGCGAGATCCTGGGAGGCATCGTCGGTTCCGGCGAATGTTTGGCCATGCAGCGATGGATCCCGGCGAACTATCCGCCGTTCAACTTCATCTACATGCTGATGACGAGGAAGACCTGCCGGGTTACTTGGGAACGCCTCCTGAAGGGTTACGGGATCTTCCCCATCTGCTCCAACTCCTCGTCCAGGGTCCGAACCCTGGCCATCTCCGGATATCTCCAGCTCTCCGGCAACCGACTATCGGGGGAAATCCCTTCGGAGATTGGGCGGATGAGGAACCTCAGCCTGATCACCGTCGACAACAACAGGCTCTCCGGCCACCTTCCGCCGGATATCGGCGGGCAGCCGCTCGCGGTCCTTAACGTCTCTGACAACTGGCTGTCCGGCGCGATCCCGGAGGAAATCGGCTCCCTGCAGTGTCTCTGGAGCCTGGATCTCTCCCGGAACAACctctccggcgagcttccggcgagcctGAACAGCCTCTATGAGCTGAACAAATTCAACGTCTCTTACAACCCCCTCCTCTCCGGCGTGGTTCCAAGGAGCGGCCAGATCTCCACCTTCGATGGCGATAGTTTCCTCGGGGACCCACTCATCAGCTTCGCCTCCTCGTCGGCCGGCGGTGGCTCGCCGCCCGCCGGGAGCGTCCGCTCCATGCGGTGGCGCGGGCGTTGGAAGGTGGTGGCATTCTGGGTTTTCCTGGCGCTCTGCTCGGTCTTTGTCGCCTGCGGTACCCTCTTCTTCACGCTCATCAGGCTCGGGGGCGCCCGCGCGGCAGTGAATCCGTACGCGGATCAGGAACCCGACCCGGAGGGGCTCCTTCTTGGCGGCGTGAAGCGGCGGAGTGACGCTGTCGGGTCATCAACCCCGACGATGACCACGACCACGTCATTGGCAGAGGCGGCGTCGGGCTGCTCGTCGGCTGACGGGGCGGGTGTGAGGGTGTTCCGGCTGGACAGGGGAGTTGAAAGGACGGCGTTTACGTACGGGGACATTGTGGTGGCGACGGGAAACTTCGACGACGGTATGGTGGTGGGGCGGGGCGGCCACGGGGTTGTGTACCGCGGAGTGCTGCCGGACGGGAGGCTGGTGGCGGTGAAGAAGCTGCAACGGAGGGGGAGGGAAAgtggggaggaggaggacgagggggAGAGAGAGTTTCGTGCGGAAATGGAGGTGATGGCCGGACGGTGCCACCCCAACCTGGTGGCGCTGCATGGGTGGTGCCTGGCGCGGTCGGCGCGGTTgttggtgtacgagtacatggaaGGGGGCAGTCTGGAGGAGGTGATCGAGGACTGGGGGCGGTTCGGCTGGGAGCGGCGTCTGGCGGCGGCGACCGGGGTCGCGCGGGCGCTGGCGTTCCTGCACCACGAGTGCATGCCCGCGGTGGTGCACCGGGACGTCAAGGCCAGCAACGTGATGCTGGACGCGCGGGGCCGGGCGCGGGTCACGGACTTCGGCCTCGCCCGCGCGATGGGGCCCGGAACGAGCCACGTCAGCACGGTGGTGGCGGGGACTGTCGGTTACGTGGCGCCAGAGTATGCTCGCACGTGGAGAGCGACCACGCGGGGCGACGTGTACAGCTACGGGGTCCTGGCCATGGAGCTGGCCACGGGCCGCAGGGCGGTGGACGACGGGGAGGAGTGCCTGGTGGAGCGGGTGAGGCGGGTGGCGACGGGGGAAGGGGGGCAGAGGTTGGCAGAGTCGGCGGGGGAGGAGGAGGGTGCGGCGGAGATGCTCGGGTTGCTGATGGTGGGGCTGCGATGCACTGCGGAGGCACCGGGGGCGAGGCCGGACATGAGGGAGGTGCTGGCTATGCTGCTGAAGATAGCCGACAGGAGTGGTGACGGCGCAAGAGAGACCGGAAGTGAAGGAAGCCAAAGTAGCGCTTCTCCTCCTCATTGGTCGCTGCAGAGCCacaatacatcatcatcatcttcttcctccgtGCAGAGTTATTGGGAAGGATTCTTTCGACAGCATACAGAACGAGACGTTTAA
- the LOC135595535 gene encoding cell division topological specificity factor homolog, chloroplastic-like encodes MAISGDFKVFVGAFASHPGHRPPKPTVPFSKIRFGRVPNGASDLRIVQKWLRAESPASSTVKHSQVCHGMGGNKLSPTVNQDAEGFLLNVVNMSFFDRLSLAWRILFPMTKERNNSNASIAKQRLKMILFSDRCDISDEAKQKIVSNVIEALSEFVEIDSQDKVQLNISTDTDLGTIYSVTVPVRRVRPGYQDSEEDYSGKISNIEYKDTGETSGTVDVTFDFFLPNKK; translated from the exons ATGGCGATCTCCGGAGATTTCAAGGTGTTCGTCGGGGCCTTCGCTTCTCATCCCGGTCACCGCCCTCCTAAACCCACCGTCCCCTTTTCCAAG ATACGTTTTGGTCGTGTCCCTAATGGAGCTAGTGACCTCAGAATTGTGCAGAAATGGCTACGAGCGGAATCACCAGCCAGTAGTACAGTAAAACACAGCCAAGTGTGCCATGGGATGGGAGGTAACAAACTGTCACCAACAGTAAACCAAGACGCGGAAGGCTTTCTTCTAAATGTTGTTAACATGAGCTTCTTCGACCGCCTTAGTTTGGCATGGAGGATATTATTTCCCATGACAAAAGAGAGAAATAATTCTAATGCAAGCATCGCAAAGCAGAGGCTTAAGATGATACTGTTCTCTGATAGGTGTGATATCAGCGATGAAGCAAAGCAAAAGATTGTAAGCAATGTTATCGAAGCCCTATCCGAATTTGTGGAGATTGACTCACAGGACAAAGTTCAACTTAACATCTCCACTGACACAGACCTTGGTACCATCTACTCTGTAACTGTTCCAGTCCGGCGTGTGCGGCCTGGGTACCAAGATTCTGAAGAAGATTACAGTGGAAAAATATCAAACATCGAGTACAAAGACACTGGAGAAACTTCCGGCACTGTTGATGTCACATTCGATTTCTTCCTACCAAACAAGAAATAG